A single region of the Bacillota bacterium genome encodes:
- a CDS encoding ribose ABC transporter permease has protein sequence MDSAGQVSRETGSPRASVDAEARVNEVRINSEEKAGRIPSPAGVAGLAGIAKQSGPILGLIALCIIAGILSPVFFTVGNLMNVVLQVAIIAVIAAGSTFVILTGGIDLSVGSVLGLSAVLLAGVLRATGSTFAGIITGLGVGAFLGLVNGLLISYGDVPPFCATLGTMAIARGLAFVYTRGMPISNFSDAFRFFGAGYLGAIPVPVIEAVVLFVICWFVLSQTATGRYIYALGSNEKAARLSGIKTDYYKTLVYVISGLLSGLAGIMFVGRINSAHPLAGQGYELDAIAAVVIGGTSLSGGSGRISGTFVGALIIGVIRNALNLVNVDPFWQGVVLGAVIIAAVLMDRRAKRQKYS, from the coding sequence ATGGATTCGGCCGGGCAGGTTTCACGAGAGACAGGATCCCCGAGGGCAAGTGTGGATGCGGAGGCGAGAGTCAATGAGGTGAGAATCAATTCAGAAGAGAAGGCAGGGAGGATCCCCAGTCCAGCTGGTGTAGCCGGCTTAGCTGGCATTGCAAAACAGTCGGGGCCCATTTTAGGGTTGATAGCACTGTGCATCATTGCCGGGATATTGTCGCCCGTTTTCTTCACCGTCGGGAATCTCATGAACGTCGTCTTGCAGGTTGCTATCATAGCCGTCATAGCGGCGGGCTCAACCTTCGTCATACTTACGGGCGGCATTGATCTATCCGTTGGCTCTGTTCTTGGATTATCAGCGGTGCTGCTTGCAGGGGTATTAAGGGCTACAGGCTCGACCTTCGCCGGGATAATCACCGGCCTGGGGGTTGGGGCATTCCTCGGGCTCGTTAACGGCTTGTTGATCAGTTACGGAGATGTCCCACCATTTTGCGCGACCCTTGGCACCATGGCCATAGCGCGCGGCCTTGCCTTCGTTTATACGAGGGGCATGCCCATCAGCAACTTCTCAGATGCCTTCCGTTTCTTCGGGGCGGGCTATTTGGGTGCAATCCCGGTGCCTGTAATCGAAGCAGTGGTGCTCTTCGTGATTTGCTGGTTTGTCCTATCCCAGACGGCCACCGGGAGATACATTTACGCGCTCGGCAGCAATGAGAAGGCCGCCCGCCTCTCGGGGATAAAGACCGATTATTATAAGACCCTTGTTTATGTAATAAGCGGGCTGCTCTCCGGGCTGGCAGGCATCATGTTCGTAGGGAGGATCAATTCTGCTCACCCGCTCGCGGGCCAGGGGTATGAGCTCGATGCTATCGCTGCAGTTGTCATAGGGGGGACGAGCCTCTCCGGGGGTTCGGGGCGCATAAGCGGGACATTCGTCGGGGCGTTGATCATAGGGGTGATCAGGAATGCGCTCAACCTGGTCAATGTGGACCCGTTCTGGCAGGGGGTCGTGCTTGGCGCGGTCATCATCGCGGCAGTCTTGATGGACCGTCGCGCAAAGAGGCAGAAATACTCCTGA
- a CDS encoding substrate-binding domain-containing protein: MKSLRMLVVISLAIVVLGSLMVSGTGIAASKKILLGYSVQDLGNQFWVTVAEGIKSRAKELGADVIVLDARTDPAKQLAQVEDLLQRKIDVLLLSPWDSDSGGTCVQAANRKNVPVVVVDVGVNTGKIETLIVSDNFKGGEMAGEYVAKLLGGKGKAVHIQCQLGYKIPKLRGDGFTEVMKKYGIKIVGRQPADSQRSLGMTVMQNMLQAHPDIDAVFAENDEMALGALEAIKAARKQGQVKVVGFDAIPDALKSIKDGGLAGTVAQQPYEMGRMGVDAAMKVLKGEKLPEVIYAPVKLVTPENVDQFLK; this comes from the coding sequence ATGAAGAGTTTAAGAATGTTGGTTGTCATCTCTCTGGCCATTGTCGTTTTGGGGTCGTTGATGGTAAGCGGAACTGGTATCGCTGCATCCAAGAAAATTCTCCTGGGCTATTCCGTGCAGGACCTTGGGAACCAGTTCTGGGTTACGGTGGCTGAAGGTATTAAGTCTCGTGCAAAGGAACTCGGCGCCGATGTGATCGTCCTTGATGCTCGTACCGACCCTGCGAAGCAGCTTGCGCAGGTTGAGGATTTGCTCCAGCGAAAGATCGATGTCCTACTCTTGTCGCCGTGGGATTCGGATTCAGGTGGGACCTGCGTCCAGGCGGCGAATCGTAAAAACGTGCCTGTCGTGGTTGTTGACGTCGGCGTAAACACCGGGAAGATAGAGACGCTCATAGTCTCGGATAACTTCAAGGGCGGAGAGATGGCTGGTGAATACGTTGCCAAGCTGCTAGGAGGAAAGGGGAAGGCCGTTCACATCCAGTGCCAGCTCGGATACAAGATTCCAAAGCTCCGGGGCGATGGGTTCACTGAAGTGATGAAGAAGTACGGCATAAAGATAGTGGGGCGGCAGCCTGCCGATTCTCAGAGGAGCCTTGGAATGACCGTGATGCAAAACATGCTCCAGGCCCACCCCGATATCGACGCAGTATTCGCCGAGAATGACGAGATGGCACTCGGCGCCCTCGAGGCTATAAAGGCCGCCAGGAAGCAGGGCCAGGTTAAGGTGGTTGGGTTTGACGCCATCCCTGACGCTCTGAAATCCATTAAGGATGGCGGCCTTGCCGGCACGGTCGCGCAGCAGCCGTATGAAATGGGCCGCATGGGCGTTGACGCTGCTATGAAGGTCCTCAAGGGCGAGAAGCTTCCCGAGGTCATCTACGCACCGGTCAAGCTCGTGACGCCCGAGAATGTCGACCAGTTCCTAAAATAG
- a CDS encoding sugar ABC transporter ATP-binding protein has translation MKEAPILEMRNIKKRFPGVLALDGVNLAVYSGEIHALVGENGAGKSTLMKIIAGAYQKDSGEILLNGKPVEINTPADAQALGIAIIYQDLNLIPDLSVAENIFFGRFPRRGSLGRIDYGRLRDAAAEALEEINAGINPSSILKDLSIADRQLVAICKALSLRSKVLVMDEPTSSLSKHEVETLFEIMRKLKAQGVAIIFISHHLDEIFEIADHVTVLRDGRFVDSLPIAAVDKEALVKMMVGRKVDTLFPKEDVPIGEVVFEVRGLSQGKRLKNISFSLRRGEILGIAGLVGAGRSELAQAIFGSTPVDKGEILIEGRPVHLRSPHDAIARGMAFIPEDRGDQGLHLNMTIRENVTLASLGRFLKGVRVDGNAERQATEALKQQLDIKTPGIEQVVGFLSGGNQQKVAIAKWLGSRPKVLILDEPTRGIDVGAKSEIHRIMGQLAASGVGIIMISSELPEVLGVADRILVMSNGRVAAEFPRGEATPEKVMMAAAAGGAV, from the coding sequence ATGAAAGAAGCCCCGATTCTCGAAATGCGCAACATTAAAAAGCGATTCCCCGGCGTTCTTGCCCTCGATGGGGTTAATCTCGCGGTTTACAGCGGGGAGATCCATGCCCTGGTCGGGGAGAACGGCGCGGGCAAGAGCACGTTGATGAAGATCATAGCCGGGGCTTACCAGAAGGACAGCGGCGAGATATTGCTCAATGGGAAGCCCGTGGAGATCAATACACCTGCTGATGCTCAGGCTCTTGGGATTGCCATAATATATCAGGACCTCAATCTCATCCCTGACCTGAGCGTTGCCGAGAACATTTTCTTCGGGCGTTTCCCGCGCCGGGGCTCGCTCGGGAGGATCGATTATGGCCGGTTGAGAGATGCCGCGGCTGAGGCTCTCGAGGAGATCAATGCCGGTATAAACCCGTCGTCAATCTTGAAGGACCTTTCGATTGCCGACCGCCAGCTCGTCGCAATCTGTAAGGCTCTCAGCCTGAGATCGAAGGTGCTCGTCATGGACGAGCCGACATCCTCTCTCAGCAAACATGAGGTGGAGACGCTCTTTGAAATAATGAGGAAGCTTAAGGCGCAGGGCGTAGCCATAATCTTCATCAGCCACCATCTCGACGAGATATTCGAAATCGCTGACCATGTGACTGTTTTACGTGATGGCAGGTTCGTGGACTCCCTGCCGATAGCGGCGGTGGATAAAGAGGCGCTCGTAAAGATGATGGTCGGGCGCAAGGTTGATACCCTTTTCCCAAAGGAGGATGTCCCTATCGGCGAGGTCGTGTTCGAGGTGAGGGGGCTCTCCCAGGGGAAGAGATTGAAGAATATCAGTTTCTCACTGCGGCGCGGGGAGATTCTCGGCATCGCGGGCCTCGTCGGCGCAGGGCGCTCGGAATTGGCGCAGGCAATCTTCGGCTCTACCCCAGTGGATAAGGGCGAGATCCTCATTGAGGGGAGGCCAGTCCATCTCCGCAGCCCTCATGATGCAATAGCCCGCGGGATGGCCTTCATACCGGAGGATCGAGGCGACCAGGGGCTGCATCTAAATATGACCATCAGGGAGAATGTAACGCTCGCAAGCCTCGGCCGGTTTTTGAAGGGCGTAAGGGTTGACGGGAACGCGGAGCGACAGGCAACAGAGGCCCTCAAGCAACAGTTGGATATAAAGACGCCAGGAATCGAGCAGGTGGTCGGCTTTCTGAGCGGGGGCAACCAGCAGAAGGTAGCCATCGCCAAGTGGCTTGGTAGTCGCCCGAAGGTGTTGATTCTCGATGAACCCACAAGGGGCATCGATGTGGGAGCGAAGTCTGAGATTCATAGAATCATGGGCCAGCTTGCGGCCAGCGGGGTGGGGATAATAATGATCTCCTCAGAGCTACCCGAGGTCCTAGGTGTTGCAGACCGTATACTGGTCATGTCTAATGGGAGGGTAGCTGCAGAATTCCCAAGAGGCGAGGCGACCCCGGAGAAGGTAATGATGGCTGCAGCTGCGGGAGGTGCGGTGTAA